Proteins encoded within one genomic window of Procambarus clarkii isolate CNS0578487 chromosome 31, FALCON_Pclarkii_2.0, whole genome shotgun sequence:
- the LOC138370148 gene encoding uncharacterized protein slr1819-like → MKALLIIRPPGPACLHPNPLSATLNPPILNHTALKHATLKHTALKHATLKHTALKHATLIHTALKHATLKHTALKHATLNHIALKHATLNYTALKHATLKHTALKHATLNHIALKHATLNYTALKHATLKHTALKHATLKHTALKHATLKHTALKHATLKHTALKHATLKHTALKHATLNYTALKYATLNYTALTLHSSTQQSTTP, encoded by the coding sequence ATGAAGGCATTGTTGATTATTAGGCCTCCGGGGCCGGCCTGTCTCCACCCTAACCCCCTCTCCGCCACACTCAACCCTCCCATCCTCAACCACACTGCACTCAAGCACGCCACACTCAAACACACTGCACTCAAGCACGCCACACTCAAACACACTGCACTCAAGCACGCCACACTCATACACACTGCACTCAAGCACGCCACACTCAAACACACTGCACTCAAGCACGCCACACTCAACCACATTGCACTCAAGCACGCCACACTCAACTACACTGCACTCAAGCACGCCACACTCAAACATACTGCACTCAAGCACGCCACACTCAACCACATTGCACTCAAGCACGCCACACTCAACTACACTGCACTCAAGCACGCCACACTCAAACATACTGCACTCAAGCACGCCACACTCAAACATACTGCACTCAAGCACGCCACACTCAAACATACTGCACTCAAGCACGCCACACTCAAACATACTGCACTCAAGCACGCCACACTCAAACACACTGCACTCAAGCACGCCACACTCAACTACACTGCACTCAAGTACGCCACACTCAACTACACTGCACTCACGTTGCACTCATCCACACAACAGTCAacaacaccatag